A portion of the Streptomyces sp. YPW6 genome contains these proteins:
- a CDS encoding NADH-quinone oxidoreductase subunit J has protein sequence MNALAAATTTSTGEAVQFWILGTVAVIGALSTVLLKKAVHSALSLAGTMIVLAVFYLANGAYFLGIVQIVVYTGAIMMLFLFVVMLVGVTAADSLKETLKGQRWLAAGCALGFGILLIAGIGNASLSSFNGLGAANARHGGNVEGLANLIFTKYVFAFEITGALLITATVGAMVLTHRERTERARTQRELAEQRVREGQHLPPLPAPGVYARHNAVDIPGLLPDGTPSDLTVMQTLRRRGQIRDVSQKSLADLKALEQRSGERLGREDADAVTRGAGPASAAENSEAAQ, from the coding sequence GTGAACGCGCTGGCCGCAGCCACCACCACCTCCACCGGCGAGGCCGTGCAGTTCTGGATCCTGGGCACCGTCGCCGTGATCGGCGCGCTCTCCACGGTCCTGCTGAAGAAGGCCGTGCACAGCGCGCTCTCGCTCGCCGGCACGATGATCGTCCTCGCGGTGTTCTACCTCGCCAACGGGGCCTACTTCCTCGGCATCGTCCAGATCGTCGTCTACACCGGCGCGATCATGATGCTGTTCCTCTTCGTCGTCATGCTCGTCGGCGTCACCGCCGCCGACTCCCTCAAGGAGACCCTCAAGGGGCAGCGCTGGCTGGCCGCCGGATGCGCCCTCGGCTTCGGCATCCTGCTGATCGCGGGCATCGGCAACGCCTCGCTCTCCTCGTTCAACGGACTCGGCGCGGCCAACGCCCGGCACGGCGGCAACGTCGAGGGACTCGCCAACCTCATCTTCACCAAGTACGTCTTCGCCTTCGAGATCACCGGCGCTCTGCTGATCACGGCGACCGTCGGCGCGATGGTGCTCACCCACCGCGAGCGCACCGAACGGGCCAGGACCCAGCGGGAGCTGGCCGAGCAGCGCGTCCGCGAGGGCCAGCACCTCCCGCCGCTCCCCGCCCCCGGCGTGTACGCCCGGCACAACGCGGTGGACATCCCGGGTCTGCTCCCCGACGGCACGCCGTCCGACCTCACCGTCATGCAGACGCTGCGCCGGCGCGGTCAGATCCGGGACGTCTCGCAGAAGTCCCTCGCCGATCTCAAGGCCCTGGAGCAGCGCTCCGGGGAGCGGCTCGGACGTGAGGACGCGGACGCCGTGACACGCGGGGCAGGTCCCGCGTCCGCGGCGGAGAATTCGGAGGCCGCCCAGTGA
- the nuoI gene encoding NADH-quinone oxidoreductase subunit NuoI, giving the protein MSEKPELTGSSGSAGSSDASGAAGEKFQNPVAGFGVTFKAMFKKRLTEQYPETPKTTAPRFHGRHQLNRHPDGLEKCVGCELCAWACPADAIYVEGADNTEEERYSPGERYGRVYQINYARCILCGLCIEACPTRALTMTNEFELANTTRESLIYTKDELLAGLQEGMVDSPHAIYPGMDEQDYYRGVVTEAAPGTVRQTAVSKGESDKPDEDPIESTRAADARQDKGVDA; this is encoded by the coding sequence GTGTCTGAGAAACCAGAGCTCACGGGCTCATCGGGATCCGCTGGGTCCTCGGACGCATCGGGAGCGGCGGGGGAGAAGTTCCAGAACCCCGTGGCCGGCTTCGGCGTGACCTTCAAGGCCATGTTCAAGAAGCGGCTCACCGAGCAGTATCCGGAGACGCCGAAGACGACGGCGCCCCGCTTCCACGGCCGCCACCAGCTCAACCGTCACCCCGACGGCCTGGAGAAGTGCGTCGGCTGCGAGCTGTGCGCCTGGGCGTGTCCCGCCGACGCGATCTACGTGGAGGGCGCGGACAACACCGAGGAGGAGCGCTACTCCCCGGGCGAGCGCTACGGCCGCGTCTACCAGATCAACTACGCGCGCTGCATCCTGTGCGGACTGTGCATCGAGGCGTGCCCCACCCGGGCGCTGACCATGACGAACGAGTTCGAGCTCGCCAACACCACCCGCGAGAGCCTCATCTACACCAAGGACGAGCTTCTCGCGGGGCTCCAGGAGGGCATGGTCGACAGCCCGCACGCGATCTACCCCGGCATGGACGAGCAGGACTACTACCGGGGCGTGGTCACGGAGGCCGCCCCCGGCACCGTCCGGCAGACGGCCGTGTCCAAGGGCGAGAGCGACAAGCCCGACGAGGACCCCATCGAGTCCACCCGGGCCGCCGACGCCCGGCAGGACAAGGGGGTGGACGCGTGA
- the nuoH gene encoding NADH-quinone oxidoreductase subunit NuoH, protein MTGLTALTTAPRSVVLAAEDLSMFGTDPWWLVLLKAVFCFAFLMLIVLFSIVWERKVVAWMQLRIGPNRHGPWGLLQSLADGVKLMLKEDVVVKGSDKAVYVLAPILAAIPAFMAVAVIPFGPAGNEVSIFGTRTTMQLTDLPIAALYILAVGAVGVYGFVLGGWSSGSTYPLLGGIRSCAQMISYEIAMGAAFASVFLYSGSMSTSTIVEAQADRWYVILLPVSFLIYMVTMVGEASRAPFDMPESEGDLVGGFNTEYSSIKFAMFMLAEYIHMVTVSMIAVTLFLGGWRAPFPVSAFWEGANHGWWPMLWFFLKLQALIFFFIWLRGTLPRVRYDQLMKLGWKVLIPVSVVWLMLVATVRALRNEGYDFSRIVMYVAAAVIAVLLISFVVDMYRDRRTRAEAEAAGPEPAFDPMAGGFPVPPLPGQTLPPVPRRTPRRERELVVSGGPDTQSDGNASDGKEAGGV, encoded by the coding sequence GTGACTGGCCTCACCGCACTCACGACGGCGCCCCGGAGCGTCGTCCTCGCCGCCGAGGATCTCTCGATGTTCGGCACCGACCCCTGGTGGCTGGTGCTGCTCAAGGCGGTCTTCTGCTTCGCGTTCCTCATGCTGATCGTGCTCTTCTCGATCGTCTGGGAGCGCAAGGTCGTCGCCTGGATGCAGCTGCGCATCGGGCCCAACCGGCACGGCCCCTGGGGCCTTCTCCAGTCGCTCGCCGACGGCGTCAAGCTGATGCTGAAGGAGGACGTGGTCGTCAAGGGCTCGGACAAGGCGGTCTACGTCCTCGCCCCGATCCTCGCGGCCATCCCCGCCTTCATGGCGGTCGCGGTGATCCCCTTCGGGCCCGCGGGCAACGAGGTCTCCATCTTCGGCACCCGCACCACGATGCAGCTGACCGACCTCCCGATCGCCGCGCTGTACATCCTGGCGGTCGGCGCGGTCGGCGTGTACGGATTCGTCCTCGGCGGCTGGTCGTCGGGGTCGACGTACCCGCTGCTCGGCGGAATCCGCAGCTGCGCCCAGATGATCAGCTACGAGATCGCCATGGGGGCCGCCTTCGCCTCGGTGTTCCTCTACTCCGGGTCGATGTCGACCTCCACGATCGTGGAGGCGCAGGCCGACCGCTGGTACGTCATCCTGCTCCCGGTCTCGTTCCTCATCTACATGGTGACCATGGTCGGTGAGGCCAGCCGGGCGCCGTTCGACATGCCGGAGTCCGAGGGCGACCTCGTCGGCGGCTTCAACACCGAGTACAGCTCGATCAAGTTCGCGATGTTCATGCTCGCCGAGTACATCCACATGGTGACCGTGTCGATGATCGCGGTGACCCTGTTCCTCGGCGGCTGGCGGGCGCCCTTCCCGGTCTCCGCGTTCTGGGAGGGGGCGAACCACGGCTGGTGGCCGATGCTCTGGTTCTTCCTCAAGCTCCAGGCGCTGATCTTCTTCTTCATCTGGCTGCGCGGCACCCTGCCCCGGGTCCGCTACGACCAGCTGATGAAGCTGGGCTGGAAGGTCCTCATCCCGGTCTCGGTGGTCTGGCTGATGCTCGTGGCCACCGTCCGCGCCCTGCGCAACGAGGGGTACGACTTCTCGCGGATCGTGATGTACGTCGCCGCGGCGGTGATCGCGGTCCTGCTGATCTCCTTCGTCGTCGACATGTACCGCGACCGCAGGACCAGGGCCGAAGCGGAAGCAGCCGGCCCGGAGCCCGCCTTCGACCCGATGGCGGGCGGGTTCCCGGTGCCGCCGCTGCCCGGACAGACCCTGCCGCCGGTTCCCCGGCGCACACCGCGGCGTGAGCGGGAGCTCGTTGTCAGCGGTGGGCCCGATACTCAGAGTGACGGAAACGCGAGTGACGGAAAGGAGGCCGGCGGTGTCTGA
- the nuoL gene encoding NADH-quinone oxidoreductase subunit L has protein sequence MENLIALLVAAPLLGAAVLLCGGRRLDKTGHWLGTALAAASFVVGLILFTDMLGKGAEDRALHQNLFSWIPVEGFQADIAFQLDQLSMTFVLLITGVGTLIHIYSIGYMEHDERRRRFFGYLNLFLAAMLILVIADNYLLLYVGWEGVGLASFLLIGFWQHKPTAATAAKKAFLVNRVGDMGLSIAIMLMFTTFGTFAFGPVLESAGETSQGKLTAIGLMLLLAACGKSAQVPLQSWLGDAMEGPTPVSALIHAATMVTAGVYLIVRSGAIFNAAPDAQLVVVIVGAVTLIFGAIVGCAKDDIKKALAGSTMSQIGYMILAAGLGPIGYVFAIMHLVTHGFFKAGLFLGAGSVMHGMNDEVDMRKYGGLRRYMPVTFITFGLGYLAIIGFPGLSGFFSKDRIIEAAFAKGGAEGWILGSVALLGAAITAFYMTRVMLMTFFGEKRWQPDTEGHEPHPHESPKSMTIPMIVLAFGSVFAGGFFAIGDRFVNWLEPVTGYDHGHSPLSAATVTGATVVALVVGVGIAWAMYGRKPVPVVAPRGSVLTRAARRDLLQDDFNHVVLVRGGEHLTRSLVYVDHSLVDGVVNGTAASVGGLSGRMRKLQNGYARTYAVSMFGGAAVVIAATLLMRAV, from the coding sequence GTGGAGAACCTGATTGCGCTGCTCGTCGCGGCGCCCCTGCTCGGAGCGGCGGTCCTGCTCTGCGGCGGTCGCCGGCTCGACAAGACCGGCCACTGGCTCGGTACCGCGCTCGCCGCCGCCTCGTTCGTCGTCGGACTGATCCTCTTCACCGACATGCTGGGGAAGGGCGCCGAGGACCGGGCCCTGCACCAGAACCTGTTCAGCTGGATTCCGGTGGAGGGCTTCCAGGCCGACATCGCCTTCCAGCTCGACCAGCTGTCGATGACGTTCGTCCTGCTCATCACCGGTGTGGGCACGCTGATCCACATCTACTCCATCGGCTACATGGAGCACGACGAGCGCAGGCGCCGCTTCTTCGGCTATCTCAACCTGTTCCTCGCGGCGATGCTCATCCTGGTCATCGCCGACAACTACCTGCTGCTGTACGTCGGGTGGGAGGGCGTCGGTCTGGCGTCGTTCCTGCTCATCGGCTTCTGGCAGCACAAGCCCACCGCGGCCACCGCCGCGAAGAAGGCCTTCCTGGTCAACCGGGTCGGCGACATGGGCCTCTCGATCGCCATCATGCTGATGTTCACCACCTTCGGCACCTTCGCCTTCGGGCCGGTGCTGGAGTCGGCGGGCGAGACGAGCCAGGGCAAGCTGACGGCCATCGGTCTGATGCTGCTGCTGGCCGCCTGCGGCAAGTCCGCCCAGGTGCCGCTGCAGTCCTGGCTCGGTGACGCGATGGAGGGCCCGACCCCGGTCTCCGCCCTCATCCACGCGGCGACCATGGTCACCGCCGGTGTCTACCTGATCGTCCGCTCCGGCGCGATCTTCAACGCCGCCCCGGACGCCCAGCTCGTCGTCGTCATCGTCGGCGCGGTCACGCTGATCTTCGGTGCGATCGTCGGTTGCGCCAAGGACGACATCAAGAAGGCGCTCGCCGGTTCCACGATGTCGCAGATCGGCTACATGATCCTGGCCGCGGGCCTCGGCCCCATCGGCTACGTCTTCGCGATCATGCACCTGGTGACGCACGGCTTCTTCAAGGCCGGGCTCTTCCTCGGCGCGGGCTCCGTCATGCACGGCATGAACGACGAGGTCGACATGCGCAAGTACGGCGGCCTGCGCCGGTACATGCCGGTCACCTTCATCACCTTCGGCCTCGGCTATCTGGCCATCATCGGCTTCCCCGGCCTCTCCGGCTTCTTCTCCAAGGACAGGATCATCGAGGCGGCCTTCGCCAAGGGCGGTGCCGAGGGCTGGATCCTCGGCTCGGTCGCCCTGCTGGGCGCAGCGATCACCGCCTTCTACATGACGCGCGTGATGCTGATGACGTTCTTCGGCGAGAAGCGCTGGCAGCCGGACACGGAGGGCCACGAGCCGCATCCGCACGAGTCCCCGAAGTCGATGACCATCCCGATGATCGTGCTGGCCTTCGGCTCGGTCTTCGCGGGCGGGTTCTTCGCGATCGGCGACCGGTTCGTCAACTGGCTGGAGCCGGTCACCGGTTACGACCACGGGCACTCCCCGCTGAGCGCGGCCACCGTCACCGGAGCCACCGTGGTGGCCCTGGTCGTCGGCGTCGGCATCGCCTGGGCGATGTACGGCCGCAAGCCGGTCCCGGTCGTCGCCCCGCGCGGCTCGGTCCTCACCCGGGCCGCCCGCCGCGATCTCCTCCAGGACGACTTCAACCACGTGGTGCTGGTCCGCGGCGGCGAGCACCTGACCCGCTCGCTGGTCTACGTGGACCACTCCCTGGTCGACGGCGTCGTCAATGGCACGGCCGCGTCGGTCGGCGGGCTCTCCGGCCGGATGCGCAAGCTCCAGAACGGTTACGCCCGCACCTACGCGGTCTCGATGTTCGGCGGTGCGGCGGTCGTCATCGCCGCCACCCTGCTGATGAGGGCGGTCTGA
- the nuoN gene encoding NADH-quinone oxidoreductase subunit NuoN has protein sequence MSATAVHSLWTTASGVTAAAPGDSFTAPTIEYTQLMPVLVIVVAAVLGILVEAFVPRRARYHTQLFLAVVAVAASFAAIVGLAAGGYGTTKAQIAAMGAIAIDGPTLFLQGTILLVAMVAVFTFAERRLDPTSHGNRVDSFAAQAGAVPGSEGEKAAVRAGFATTEVFPLLMFSVAGLLVFPAANDLLTLFIALEVFSLPLYLLCAVARRKRLMSQEAAVKYFLLGAFSSAFFLFGIALVYGYAGSLSYAEIANVVDGSVLEIDPALADTMGNDALLLIGGAMILTGLLFKVGAVPFHMWTPDVYQGAPTPVTGFMAAATKVAAFGALLRLLYVALPGLTWDLRPVMWAVAIVTMLGGAIVAITQTDIKRLLAYSSIAHAGFILAGVIAANPEGISSVLFYLLAYSFVTVGAFAVVTLVRDAGGEATHLSKWAGLGRRSPLVAAVFAVFLLAFAGIPLTSGFSGKFAVFKAAAEGGAGALVVVGVLSSAVAAFFYIRVIVLMFFSEPKADGPTVAVPSPLTMTTIAVGVAVTLVLGLAPQYFLDLASQAGVFVR, from the coding sequence GTGAGCGCAACAGCTGTCCACAGTCTGTGGACGACGGCGAGCGGGGTGACAGCGGCGGCGCCGGGCGACTCGTTCACGGCGCCGACGATCGAGTACACCCAGCTGATGCCGGTCCTGGTCATCGTGGTCGCCGCCGTCCTGGGCATCCTGGTGGAGGCCTTCGTGCCGCGCCGGGCCCGCTACCACACCCAGCTCTTCCTGGCCGTGGTGGCGGTCGCCGCCTCGTTCGCCGCGATCGTCGGCCTCGCCGCCGGGGGATACGGCACCACGAAGGCACAGATCGCGGCCATGGGCGCCATCGCGATCGACGGCCCCACGCTGTTCCTGCAAGGCACCATTCTCCTGGTCGCCATGGTGGCGGTGTTCACCTTCGCCGAACGCCGACTCGACCCCACCAGCCACGGCAACCGCGTCGACTCGTTCGCCGCCCAGGCCGGGGCCGTACCGGGCAGCGAGGGCGAGAAGGCCGCGGTCCGGGCCGGGTTCGCCACCACCGAGGTCTTCCCGCTGCTCATGTTCTCGGTGGCGGGGCTGCTGGTCTTCCCGGCGGCCAACGACCTGCTGACCCTCTTCATCGCGCTGGAAGTCTTCTCGCTCCCGCTCTACCTCCTGTGCGCGGTCGCCCGCCGCAAGCGGCTGATGTCGCAGGAGGCGGCCGTGAAGTACTTCCTGCTCGGCGCGTTCTCCTCGGCGTTCTTCCTCTTCGGGATCGCCCTCGTCTACGGCTACGCGGGCTCCCTCTCGTACGCCGAGATCGCCAACGTCGTCGACGGCTCGGTCCTGGAGATCGACCCCGCCCTCGCGGACACCATGGGCAACGACGCGCTGCTGCTCATCGGCGGCGCGATGATCCTGACCGGCCTGCTGTTCAAGGTCGGCGCGGTCCCGTTCCACATGTGGACCCCGGACGTCTACCAGGGGGCGCCGACCCCGGTCACCGGCTTCATGGCCGCGGCCACGAAGGTCGCCGCGTTCGGCGCGCTGCTGCGCCTGCTGTACGTGGCGCTTCCGGGCCTCACCTGGGACCTGCGGCCGGTCATGTGGGCGGTGGCGATCGTCACGATGCTGGGCGGTGCGATCGTCGCGATCACCCAGACCGACATCAAGCGGCTGCTGGCCTACTCCTCGATCGCGCACGCGGGCTTCATCCTCGCGGGCGTCATCGCGGCCAACCCGGAGGGCATCTCCTCGGTCCTCTTCTACCTGCTCGCCTACTCCTTCGTGACGGTCGGCGCGTTCGCCGTGGTCACCCTGGTGCGGGACGCGGGCGGCGAGGCCACCCACCTGTCGAAGTGGGCCGGGCTCGGCCGCCGCTCGCCGCTGGTCGCCGCGGTCTTCGCGGTGTTCCTGCTGGCCTTCGCGGGCATCCCGCTGACGTCCGGGTTCTCCGGCAAGTTCGCGGTGTTCAAGGCGGCCGCCGAGGGCGGCGCCGGAGCGCTGGTCGTCGTCGGTGTGCTCTCGTCGGCCGTCGCGGCGTTCTTCTACATCCGCGTGATCGTCCTGATGTTCTTCAGCGAGCCGAAGGCGGACGGCCCCACGGTCGCCGTCCCGTCCCCGCTGACCATGACGACGATCGCGGTCGGCGTGGCCGTCACCCTGGTGCTGGGCCTGGCCCCGCAGTACTTCCTGGACCTGGCGAGCCAGGCGGGGGTCTTCGTGCGGTAG
- a CDS encoding NADH-quinone oxidoreductase subunit M, whose product MSFPLLTATAALPAIGAVATAVVPAARRTAAKWLALLFSLGTLVLAAVVFLRFEPGGDRYQLTESRAWIADFGVRYELGVDGIGVALLGLTALLIPFVIAAAWHDADPLETKSTRWRPTQGFFALILMVEAMVILSFVATDVFLFYILFEAMLIPMYFLIGGFGDRAHAGSDESAATQRSYAAVKFLLYNLAGGLIMLAAVIGLYVVAGSFSLSEIAEARANGSLEMATSTERWLFLGFFFAFAVKAPLWPLHTWLPNAMGEATAPVAVLITAIVDKVGTFAMLRFCLGLFPEASTWATPVVITLALISIVYGALLAVGQRDIKRLIAYASISHFGFIILGIFAMTSQGQSGATLYMVNHGISTAALLLVAGFLITRRGSRLIADYGGVQKVAPVLAGTFLIGGLATLSLPGLAPFVSEFLVLVGTFSAYPVAGIIATSGIVLAALYVLVLYQRTMTGPVQESVRAMPDLRARELAVAVPLIAVLIFLGVFPKPLTEVVNPAVEHTMSDVQKKDPQPEVEAAK is encoded by the coding sequence ATGTCCTTTCCCCTCCTGACCGCGACGGCGGCGCTCCCGGCGATCGGCGCGGTCGCCACCGCCGTCGTCCCCGCCGCGCGGCGCACCGCGGCCAAATGGCTCGCGCTGCTCTTCTCGCTCGGCACGCTCGTCCTGGCGGCGGTCGTCTTCCTCCGCTTCGAACCGGGCGGCGACCGCTACCAGCTCACCGAATCCCGGGCCTGGATCGCCGACTTCGGCGTCCGGTACGAACTGGGCGTCGACGGCATCGGGGTGGCGCTCCTCGGCCTCACCGCGCTGCTGATCCCGTTCGTCATCGCGGCCGCCTGGCACGACGCGGATCCCCTGGAAACGAAGTCCACGCGCTGGCGGCCGACGCAGGGCTTCTTCGCCCTGATCCTCATGGTCGAGGCCATGGTGATCCTGTCGTTCGTCGCGACGGACGTCTTCCTCTTCTACATCCTGTTCGAAGCCATGCTCATCCCGATGTACTTCCTCATCGGCGGCTTCGGCGACCGGGCCCACGCGGGCAGCGACGAGAGCGCCGCGACCCAGCGCTCGTACGCGGCGGTCAAGTTCCTCCTCTACAACCTGGCCGGCGGTCTCATCATGCTGGCCGCGGTCATCGGCCTCTACGTGGTCGCGGGCAGCTTCTCGCTCTCCGAGATCGCCGAGGCCCGCGCCAACGGCTCCCTGGAGATGGCGACCAGCACCGAGCGGTGGCTGTTCCTCGGGTTCTTCTTCGCCTTCGCGGTGAAGGCCCCGCTGTGGCCGCTGCACACCTGGCTGCCGAACGCCATGGGCGAGGCGACCGCCCCGGTCGCCGTGCTGATCACCGCGATCGTCGACAAGGTCGGCACCTTCGCGATGCTCCGCTTCTGCCTCGGGCTCTTCCCGGAGGCCAGCACGTGGGCGACACCGGTGGTCATCACCCTGGCGCTGATCTCCATCGTGTACGGGGCGCTCCTCGCGGTCGGCCAGCGCGACATCAAGCGGCTCATCGCCTACGCCTCGATCTCGCACTTCGGCTTCATCATCCTGGGCATCTTCGCGATGACCAGCCAGGGCCAGTCGGGCGCCACGCTCTACATGGTCAACCACGGCATCTCCACGGCAGCGCTGCTGCTGGTCGCCGGCTTCCTCATCACCCGGCGCGGATCGCGGCTCATCGCGGACTACGGCGGGGTGCAGAAGGTCGCCCCCGTGCTGGCCGGGACGTTCCTCATCGGCGGGCTCGCCACCCTGTCGCTGCCCGGACTCGCCCCGTTCGTCAGCGAGTTCCTGGTCCTGGTCGGTACGTTCAGCGCGTATCCCGTGGCCGGCATCATCGCCACCTCCGGCATCGTGCTCGCCGCGCTCTACGTCCTGGTCCTCTACCAGCGCACGATGACCGGCCCGGTGCAGGAGTCGGTCCGCGCCATGCCGGACCTCCGGGCCCGTGAGCTGGCGGTCGCGGTCCCGCTGATCGCCGTGCTGATCTTCCTGGGCGTCTTCCCGAAGCCGCTCACCGAGGTCGTCAACCCGGCGGTGGAGCACACCATGTCCGACGTACAGAAGAAGGACCCCCAGCCCGAGGTGGAGGCCGCCAAGTGA
- the nuoK gene encoding NADH-quinone oxidoreductase subunit NuoK, whose translation MNPVNYLYLAALLFAIGASGVLIRRNAIVVFMCVELMLNACNLALVTFSRMHGNLDGQIVAFFTMVVAAAEVVVGLAIIVSLFRSRHSASVDDASLMKL comes from the coding sequence GTGAACCCGGTCAACTACCTCTATCTCGCGGCGCTGCTGTTCGCGATCGGCGCCTCCGGGGTGCTGATCCGGCGGAACGCGATCGTGGTGTTCATGTGCGTCGAGCTGATGCTCAACGCCTGCAATCTGGCGCTCGTCACGTTCTCCCGGATGCACGGCAACCTCGACGGACAGATCGTCGCGTTCTTCACGATGGTCGTCGCCGCCGCGGAAGTCGTCGTCGGGCTCGCGATCATCGTGTCGTTGTTCCGCTCCCGCCACTCGGCCTCGGTCGACGACGCCAGCCTGATGAAGCTGTAA